The proteins below are encoded in one region of Desulfovibrio sp. JC010:
- a CDS encoding 4Fe-4S binding protein: MKTLTASRMERCIGCHSCSFACARLVHKLLSWNTAGIRIASSGGLSTGFMAKVCLACSPAPCAEACPTGAMKARKKGGGVIHKKDLCIRCGKCAEACPVDAIYLDLKDRPYVCIHCGRCVEFCPHECLELVESDKGRD; encoded by the coding sequence ATGAAAACATTGACTGCTTCCCGCATGGAACGCTGCATAGGCTGCCATTCCTGTTCCTTTGCCTGCGCCCGGCTGGTGCATAAACTTTTGTCGTGGAATACCGCAGGTATCAGGATTGCTTCTTCCGGCGGACTTTCCACCGGATTTATGGCCAAGGTCTGTCTGGCCTGCTCTCCGGCTCCCTGTGCTGAAGCCTGCCCCACCGGGGCCATGAAAGCGCGCAAGAAAGGAGGCGGAGTCATCCATAAAAAGGACCTCTGTATCCGTTGCGGTAAATGCGCGGAAGCCTGCCCGGTGGACGCCATTTATCTGGATTTGAAAGACCGTCCTTACGTGTGCATCCATTGCGGGCGTTGTGTTGAATTCTGTCCGCATGAATGTCTTGAGCTGGTTGAATCAGATAAGGGGAGGGACTAA
- a CDS encoding ACP S-malonyltransferase: MSDLSILFPGQGSQEPGMGRDLAEKWSAAMDMWKFAEAESGLPLREIYWEGDAADMAKTDALQPGLTVVNLSIWSYLKESLKPAATAGHSLGEFASLGASGVLSIEDTIKAVSLRGKLMSQVANEDHGMAAVLKMDQAAVEEAVEFGASETGKELRVANYNSPAQYVISGEKAAIEAAGTVIKEKKGRAIPLPVSGAFHSPLIQEAADEFAAYLGKLDWNGPAFPVYFNVTAAAQSNPEEIKKIMSSQMTSSVRWIEIVTNQYAAGARNFLELGPKGVLTKLLVANLKGKEYEGKGIGNLEQADAFK; the protein is encoded by the coding sequence ATGTCTGATTTATCTATACTTTTTCCCGGTCAGGGTTCTCAGGAACCCGGCATGGGCCGTGATCTTGCTGAAAAATGGTCTGCTGCCATGGATATGTGGAAGTTTGCTGAAGCCGAGTCCGGCCTGCCCCTGCGTGAAATCTACTGGGAAGGTGATGCCGCAGATATGGCCAAGACCGATGCCCTGCAGCCCGGCCTGACCGTGGTCAACCTGTCCATCTGGTCTTACCTCAAGGAAAGCCTCAAGCCTGCGGCAACTGCCGGGCACAGTCTCGGTGAATTTGCCTCCCTCGGTGCTTCCGGCGTTCTTTCCATTGAAGACACCATCAAGGCTGTTTCCCTGCGCGGTAAACTTATGTCTCAGGTTGCCAACGAAGATCACGGCATGGCCGCTGTGCTCAAAATGGATCAGGCTGCAGTGGAAGAAGCTGTTGAGTTCGGTGCATCCGAAACCGGAAAAGAACTGCGTGTAGCCAACTACAACTCCCCGGCCCAGTATGTGATCAGCGGTGAAAAAGCAGCCATCGAGGCCGCCGGAACCGTGATCAAGGAAAAGAAAGGCCGCGCAATTCCCCTGCCGGTCAGCGGCGCATTCCACAGCCCGCTCATTCAGGAAGCAGCTGATGAATTCGCTGCCTACCTCGGCAAACTGGATTGGAACGGACCCGCATTTCCTGTTTACTTCAATGTCACTGCCGCTGCACAGTCCAACCCTGAAGAAATCAAGAAGATCATGTCTTCCCAGATGACCTCCTCCGTGCGCTGGATTGAAATCGTAACCAACCAGTACGCTGCCGGAGCACGCAACTTCCTCGAACTGGGGCCCAAAGGCGTGCTGACCAAACTGCTGGTGGCCAACCTCAAGGGCAAGGAATACGAAGGAAAAGGCATCGGCAATCTGGAACAGGCTGACGCTTTTAAGTAA
- a CDS encoding response regulator, with amino-acid sequence MAHILVLDDVVDAGILLKRILERKGHEVSVFSEEEEALAFVDGNNVELAILDIKLKKMTGVEVLEEMKKILPELKVIMLTGYPTLETARESLKHGANEYCVKPIDKEELEAKVATVLET; translated from the coding sequence ATGGCACATATTCTTGTTCTTGATGATGTTGTGGACGCAGGCATACTCCTCAAGCGCATTCTGGAACGCAAGGGGCATGAAGTGAGTGTTTTTTCCGAAGAGGAAGAGGCCCTTGCATTTGTGGACGGCAACAATGTCGAGCTGGCTATCCTTGATATTAAGCTCAAGAAGATGACCGGGGTGGAAGTTCTGGAGGAAATGAAAAAAATCCTTCCGGAACTGAAAGTGATCATGCTTACCGGGTATCCGACCCTTGAAACCGCCCGCGAATCCCTTAAGCACGGGGCCAACGAATATTGCGTCAAGCCCATTGATAAAGAAGAGCTGGAAGCCAAAGTCGCTACAGTATTGGAAACTTAG